A DNA window from Streptococcus mutans contains the following coding sequences:
- the tmk gene encoding dTMP kinase — MTKGIFISFEGPDGAGKTTVLEAILPQLKKLVAKEVITTREPGGVAIAESIRDLILDVNHTNMDDKTELLLYIAARRQHLVERILPELKKGNLVLVDRFIDSSVAYQGYGRGLDADAVTWLNNFATDGLQPDLTLYFDVDSQIGLTRIEKNKEREVNRLDLEQLDMHCRVRSGYLKLAQENPDRIVTIDAARPLEEVITDALFIIKQRCLEK, encoded by the coding sequence TTTTAGAGGCTATTTTACCTCAATTAAAAAAACTTGTTGCAAAAGAGGTTATCACAACACGCGAACCCGGTGGTGTTGCTATTGCAGAAAGTATTCGGGATCTTATTCTTGATGTTAATCATACTAATATGGACGATAAGACAGAATTACTTCTTTATATTGCGGCTCGTCGTCAGCATTTGGTTGAGAGGATTTTACCTGAGTTGAAAAAAGGCAATCTTGTTCTTGTGGATCGTTTTATTGACAGTTCTGTTGCTTATCAAGGCTATGGCAGAGGACTTGATGCTGATGCAGTTACGTGGCTGAATAACTTTGCAACAGATGGTTTGCAACCAGATCTAACACTTTATTTTGACGTTGATTCACAGATTGGTCTTACTCGAATCGAGAAGAATAAAGAGCGTGAAGTCAATCGACTTGATTTAGAACAATTAGATATGCATTGCCGTGTACGTTCAGGTTATTTGAAATTGGCTCAGGAAAATCCTGATCGGATTGTTACCATTGATGCGGCTCGTCCTTTGGAAGAAGTTATTACTGATGCCTTATTTATAATCAAACAAAGATGTTTAGAAAAGTAA